The region CTGAAAACCTTTTCCCTTGAATAAAACCATTTATACCCTCCATTTACATCCTTTATTCTGTAGTCCAGCGACCTTACTTCATCATCTTCTGCATTTTTAAATCCATTAAAATAGTCTTCTATCATCTGAACATCGTCCGGATGTATTAACTCCGATATAATCGAATTTCCCATACTTTTCAAATCGTCAGAGCTATAGCCAAGGGATTCGTTCAATTCTTTGTTTGAATAGATATTCTTTTTTTCATTTATATCATATACGTACAATTTATTAGGACTTGCTGCAGCCAGATTTTGTATAAAGTACTTGTGTTTCTCCAAATCTTTCACGTGATCATTCAGTTGAGCTTTTAAACCACGAAATGAAAGGCTATCTATGATGATTAGAATTTTTGGAGCAAGCACAAATAAAGCATAAATCACCCCTAATGATGCTATTGACGTGATGGCTCTGACAACAACTTCAAGCTTATGATTTGGTTTCCAAATAGTTAAAAAATCAATAAGGTGACTAATGCCGGTCCCTGTAATAAAAAGAAAGGTGAGCAGGACCCACCAGAATCGCCTGAAGTCTTTTCTCTTCCATATAATATATCCTATAATGAAAGAGATAATAAAAAAAACAAGGGAAGTAATAGCATCAAAGATAACATTCGTCCACATGGCGTCAAATTTCCCTAGAATAAACTGAGCAATCTTCCCAAAAAGCAAACTTAGTAAGATCATTAACGATTTGGTATAATACAAAAAACATCGTACCAACCTAATTGTTAGGAAAATACACTTTCGATGGTCGAATATTTTATTTAAAACAAAATTGTCTGGTCATATATTAAAATGCCCTCCAAGCCTTCTATCCTGGGGGGCACTTGATATTAATCTTAAATTTTGTGCAAACCGTTGTTTATTTACCCTATTAGGAGTGAGCTACAGGCTGGCTTACAGGATTACTATTTGCAGATTGCATTGAATTTAATACTTCCTGGGTTACATCTTTTCCACCTGTAATATTCGTAAATAAAGCACCTATGCTATATATAGGTCCCCAGGGTATTCCCCACCATCCAAAAAAAAGTGTTAGTAATGTAAAACCAATTCCATGTTTCAAAGTCGACTCACCAGCCCTGATAAAATATATATCACTTGAGCGTCTAAAAGTCATTACAACAATCGAAATGCAATATTGAAATACAACGAATTTTGCTCCATTGCTTAATTCTCTTTCAATATCACTGCCAGAAAGTCCTTGAATGTTTTTAATGTTGGCCATATTTATTTTATTTTAAAAAGTTACTTGCAAAGATTAAAATTTTAAAAAACTAGAGTTTTGTTCATACTATTGAGTATACTTAAAATACCTTGAATAGGTTAGGAATTTCCCACATATAGCCCTTTTAATAGATCAGACCTCAAATCAAAAATCCTTTTGATCATGTAACATTATATTTACCATGCTTATTCTAATGATAAAAATAAACTAATTAAAAAACTTTATCCGCTCCTGAAATTGCGATTGAGAATCTTAAAATTATATGACAAAATAATAAATAATGTATAAATGCAAAAATCTTCATATGAAAATACTAATTAGGATTTAAATCGGAATGAGAACCTCTTTGAAATCTTTCTTACTTTTATATGAAGATTTAAGAAAAACCTACGGAATAAAACTTATTTTAACTAGCTTAACAAGGGCATATATTCTACAAAAGTGTATTCATTGGGATACAAGCGATAAAGACTGTCTTTTAATTATTTTTCCCTTGCAGTATTTCCAAGCTTTAACACAAGCAATCCCAAATCATACATCTGCCTAATGTCAACTTACATTGACTTTATTAAACTTTATATATTAATATTCTTAATTCTTTATCAAAGCAAGTGGTTAATGACTTATTAGTGGTAAACCATTTTCTTCAGCATCAACTCCCTGTCCATATTTTTCAACTATTTGGCTAAAGGGCTTATTTGTAAATGCTACCTGGAAATATTCTGTCTCGTATTCTCCATGCTTCATGGCCTCATGTGCCTGATTCCATTTCTCATCAAAATCTTTGTTATGGCACTTTCTAAGCTTTTTATAATTCTTATTAGCCATAGCTTTCATTGCCTCAGTGTCACCAATTCTCCTCTCAGTAAAATGAGAAATGGCTTTGCCGATATCTCCTCCAAATTCATCAATAAGATGTGCAAAAACTCTAACACTTTCCATACAGGTATTCATGCCCATAGCATAGAAAGGAGGCATAGCATGAGCTGCATCTCCTACCAGTAATACCTGATCTCGGTAGTTCCAATTGTTGCATTTTACTTCAGAAATCTTAGATTCTGGATTGCTGTTAAACTCCTGTATGAACTGATCTTTATCAATAAATGAAAGGAACTGGCAGTTTTCCTGCACAAATTCAAACAACTTCTCATTATCCTTCAATTTATTTACTTCACATGATTCTGTATAGAACAAGGTACCATTAAAACCTTTCTTACCATCTGGCAACGCAACGAACAATAGCTCCGCTATATTCCAAATGTGCACGTAATTAGGATCAAGCACATATTCACCGTTTCTTGGAGGGATATAAATCTCTTTGAATCTATAGTCCAGAGTCGAAAGGGTTGCATCTAACAAACCCTGATCCACCAGCCTTTGTCTAACACATGAGAAAGTACCGTCGCATCCAAATAGATATTCATATTTAACAACTTTTTCAGCGGTATTACTATTGTCCTGGCCATCTATACTATAATTGTTATTTGTAATAAATGTAATCTCCTTAGCATCTACATTAATTCCTTCCAATTTATGCCCATAATAGAACTCTACATTGCCTGTTTTCAAACAAGCATCCATCAGATAAAAATTAAAATGTTTTCTGTTGACGGTGTAAATAGCCTCCTTATTAGCGCCATAATACTGTGGGTATACCTGCCCGCTTCTTAAATGAACTGAACGGCCATATTTGGGCACCAGCAATGACTTGTAACTATCATACAAATCCAAATCTTTAAGAGTAGTGACTCCCCTTTCACTGATTGACATCCCTACTGTCCTTTTCTTAATTTCATTGTTATTTATAAGATTCATTCTTTTTTCATATACCTGCACCTTATAACCTTTCTTCGCCAAATACAAAGCCAAAGTACAACCACTTATGCCTGCACCAATAACAACAACAGGCTTATTTTCTAAATAATCGATATTCGTTCTCACGTACTTATTTGATTTGCTTATCTATAAGGCTAACATACCGACAGGAAGGCACTGTTTAAAAATTCGAAAAAAAACAAATAGATAAGGGGAAATTTCATAAATAACCTGCAAAAATTAAACTCCAAATTTTGTAACTTTTATGACAATATTGTTTTGCTCCAATTACCAATGGGTAGCTCTAAAAAATAATAGTAATAAAGCATTGGACACTTTATTACTATTGAAAGTTGTGAAATAATAGCTTCCCTAAATCAAATATGAACTACTTTACATCTATCTTTAATTACCAAACCTAGGGAAACAATCATACAACTTTACTCAGGTTAAATTACAGATTAAGTTCTTTTCAATTGTGAGTAAAACATTCCTTCCATAAATCATGAAGTGAGCTCTTATAGCTTATCTTCACTAATTCAAACAGCAACTTTTAAAAACCTTTTTTTCTCTAATGCATTTTCAATGATAGAAGAAAAATCTTCTGCCCGTTTTTGCCATGAATTTCCAGATGCAAATTTTATTCTTTCTTCTTTCTTAATTTCGTTATCGTTATTCAGTTCTTCTTTGACAGCATAAAGAAAGCTATCCTTAGAAGAGGCAAAATGAATAAAGGGATTGAACTCCGGAAGATTTGCAAAATCCGAAGAAACCACTGGTTTTCCTACTGCAAGATATTCA is a window of Sporocytophaga myxococcoides DSM 11118 DNA encoding:
- a CDS encoding FAD-dependent oxidoreductase is translated as MRTNIDYLENKPVVVIGAGISGCTLALYLAKKGYKVQVYEKRMNLINNNEIKKRTVGMSISERGVTTLKDLDLYDSYKSLLVPKYGRSVHLRSGQVYPQYYGANKEAIYTVNRKHFNFYLMDACLKTGNVEFYYGHKLEGINVDAKEITFITNNNYSIDGQDNSNTAEKVVKYEYLFGCDGTFSCVRQRLVDQGLLDATLSTLDYRFKEIYIPPRNGEYVLDPNYVHIWNIAELLFVALPDGKKGFNGTLFYTESCEVNKLKDNEKLFEFVQENCQFLSFIDKDQFIQEFNSNPESKISEVKCNNWNYRDQVLLVGDAAHAMPPFYAMGMNTCMESVRVFAHLIDEFGGDIGKAISHFTERRIGDTEAMKAMANKNYKKLRKCHNKDFDEKWNQAHEAMKHGEYETEYFQVAFTNKPFSQIVEKYGQGVDAEENGLPLISH